The Syntrophus gentianae nucleotide sequence CCGTTTCCGGATCGGTCATGATCGTGGCCGGATTGCTGTTGATCAGGACCACCGAATAGCCTTCCTCACGCAGGGCCTTGCACGCCTGGGTTCCGGAATAGTCAAATTCGCAGGCCTGGCTGATGATGATCGGCCCCGAACCGATGATCAGGATCTTTTTAAGGTCTTCCCGTTTTGGCATAAAATTTCTTCTTTATCTTTATTCCCATTCAATCGTGCTGGGCGGTTTGGAGCTGATGTCGTAAACGACCCGGTTGATCCCCCGGACCTCGTTGATGATCCGGTTGGCGATACTTCCCAGCAGTTCATGAGGAAGCCGCGCCCAGTCCGCCGTCATGGCATCATCACTGGTGACGGCCCGGATGGCCGCGATATTTTCGTAAGTCCGCTGATCCCCCATGATCCCCACGCTTTTCAAGGGCAGCAGGACCACAAAGGACTGCCAGAGGCGGCGATAGTAATCGGCGGCCTTGATCTCTTCCAGGAGGATGGCATCGGCCTTGCGCAGGAGGGCCAGCCGTTTGGCCGTGACCTCGCCGATGATCCGGATTCCCAGGCCGGGACCGGGAAAGGGCTGCCGCCAGATCATGTCGTCGGAAAGTCCCAGTTCCTTGCCCAGAAGGCGAACCTCATCCTTGAAGAGGTGTTTCAGGGGCTCGACCAGCTTCAGCTTCATCCGCCGGGGAAGACCGCCCACATTGTGGTGGGACTTGATTACGGCGCTGGGGCCGCCGAAGGCGGAGCGGGATTCAATGACGTCCGGGTAGAGGGTCCCCTGGGCTAGAAAATCCACGTTCTTGATCTTCCGGGCTTCGCTGTCGAAAACCTCGATAAAGACCCGCCCAATGATCTTGCGCTTCCGTTCCGGGTCTTCGACGCCCTTCAGGGCGGCAAGAAACTGAGCCCGGGCCCGGGCAAAACGGATGTTCATATGAAAATGCCGTTTGAACAGCGCAAGGACCTTTTCCGCTTCGTCCTGGCGCAGCAGGCCGTTATCGACAAAGACACTGGTCAACTGGTTGCCGATGGCCTGGTGGAGAAGCATCGCCGCCACGGAAGAGTCCACCCCCCCGCTCAGTCCCAGTACGACCCGCCGGTCTCCCACTGTGGACCGGATCTCCTCCACGGAATTCCGGACGAAGGACGCCATGGTCCAGCTTTTCTGGCAGCCGCAGACGGGGAAGAGAAAGTTTTCCAGCATCTTTTTCCCTTCCGGGGTATGGACGACTTCAGGATGGAACTGGAGGCCGTAAAAGCGCCGCTTCGGATCTTCAACGGCGGCGACCCGGGTATTGGCCGTTTCCGCGGTGATCTCAAATCCCGAAGGCAGTTGGTCGATCGTGTCCCCATGACTCATCCAGCAGCGGGTATCCTCGGCGACTTCCGAAAAGATTCCGCCCCTGTCCCGCCGGATCACATGGAGTTCGGCAAAACCGTACTCCCGTTTGGCCGACCGGATCACCT carries:
- the guaA gene encoding glutamine-hydrolyzing GMP synthase, yielding MILIIDFGSQYNQLIARRVRELEVYCQIEPPDIALDAIKALKPEGIILSGGPASIYEPNSPRVDKGIFELGIPILGICYGLQYMVDCLGGKVIRSAKREYGFAELHVIRRDRGGIFSEVAEDTRCWMSHGDTIDQLPSGFEITAETANTRVAAVEDPKRRFYGLQFHPEVVHTPEGKKMLENFLFPVCGCQKSWTMASFVRNSVEEIRSTVGDRRVVLGLSGGVDSSVAAMLLHQAIGNQLTSVFVDNGLLRQDEAEKVLALFKRHFHMNIRFARARAQFLAALKGVEDPERKRKIIGRVFIEVFDSEARKIKNVDFLAQGTLYPDVIESRSAFGGPSAVIKSHHNVGGLPRRMKLKLVEPLKHLFKDEVRLLGKELGLSDDMIWRQPFPGPGLGIRIIGEVTAKRLALLRKADAILLEEIKAADYYRRLWQSFVVLLPLKSVGIMGDQRTYENIAAIRAVTSDDAMTADWARLPHELLGSIANRIINEVRGINRVVYDISSKPPSTIEWE